The following proteins are encoded in a genomic region of Paraburkholderia flagellata:
- a CDS encoding MFS transporter, which yields MNTKPTPSPAMVRKVVIASVLGNAFEWFDFAIYGLFAVMISKLYFPGDNEFASMLLTLATFGVGFAVRPLGGVLLGLYGDRVGRKKALSLTIVLMSIGTGMIGVLPTHEAIGLAAPILMVLARLIQGFSVGGEFSGATTMLVEFAPANRRGFFGSFQMCSQALAFSLGALVAYLLTVNLAPQALESWGWRLPFLLGILIGPVGWLIRSTVDESPEFLAYANEVQSGKVERVKTPLRTVFRDYPRAMLGTLGMSVVGTVSAYVFVFFLPIFAKKQLGMSASDVNLSTFIGTLVILVFCPLAGYLSDRIGRKAVLLPAIVAYSIASYVLFKQLVDAPTFGSLLTVQIGVSFFMSFFWGPTPIVLTEVFPVSVRSTGAAVTYNLAVLIFGGLAPFVNTWLVHVTGSNLAPIYYVQVSVVIGLAGVLTLPSTARRTAPGFAT from the coding sequence ATGAACACCAAACCGACGCCGTCGCCGGCGATGGTGCGCAAAGTCGTAATCGCATCCGTACTGGGCAATGCATTCGAATGGTTCGACTTCGCGATTTACGGCCTCTTCGCCGTGATGATCTCGAAGCTGTATTTTCCGGGTGACAACGAATTCGCGTCGATGCTGCTGACGCTCGCGACGTTCGGCGTCGGCTTCGCGGTGCGCCCGCTCGGCGGCGTGCTGCTCGGCCTGTACGGCGATCGCGTGGGCCGCAAGAAAGCGCTTTCGCTGACGATCGTGCTGATGTCGATCGGCACCGGCATGATCGGCGTCCTGCCAACGCACGAAGCAATCGGCCTTGCCGCGCCGATCCTGATGGTGCTCGCGCGCTTGATCCAGGGCTTCTCGGTGGGCGGTGAATTCAGCGGCGCGACGACGATGCTGGTCGAATTCGCGCCCGCGAACCGGCGCGGCTTCTTCGGCAGTTTCCAGATGTGCTCGCAGGCGCTGGCGTTTTCGCTCGGTGCGCTCGTCGCGTATCTGCTGACCGTCAATCTCGCGCCGCAAGCGCTGGAGTCGTGGGGCTGGCGTCTGCCGTTCCTGCTCGGCATCCTTATCGGGCCGGTCGGCTGGCTGATCCGCTCGACCGTCGACGAATCGCCGGAATTCCTCGCCTACGCGAACGAAGTGCAGAGCGGTAAGGTCGAGCGCGTGAAAACGCCGCTGCGCACCGTGTTCCGCGACTATCCGCGCGCGATGCTCGGCACGCTCGGCATGTCGGTGGTCGGCACCGTGTCGGCCTACGTGTTCGTGTTCTTCCTGCCGATCTTCGCGAAGAAGCAACTGGGCATGTCGGCCTCCGACGTCAACCTGAGCACCTTCATCGGCACGCTGGTCATCCTCGTGTTCTGCCCGCTCGCCGGCTATCTTTCGGATCGCATCGGCCGCAAGGCAGTGCTGCTGCCGGCCATCGTCGCCTACAGCATCGCTTCTTACGTGCTGTTCAAACAACTCGTCGACGCGCCGACGTTCGGCTCGTTGCTCACGGTGCAGATCGGCGTGTCGTTCTTCATGAGCTTCTTCTGGGGCCCGACGCCGATCGTGCTGACGGAGGTGTTCCCCGTCAGCGTGCGTTCGACCGGCGCCGCGGTCACTTACAACCTCGCGGTGCTGATCTTCGGCGGCCTCGCGCCGTTCGTGAACACGTGGCTCGTGCATGTGACCGGCAGCAACCTCGCGCCGATCTATTACGTGCAGGTGAGCGTGGTCATCGGTCTGGCCGGCGTGCTGACGTTGCCGTCAACTGCTCGCCGCACCGCGCCCGGCTTCGCGACCTGA
- a CDS encoding CitMHS family transporter, giving the protein MLAIIGLVSVLTLLTLILTKKMSPLVALIAVPIVAALISGSGLKTATFVVKGIESVAPVVGMFIFAILYFGIVSDAGMLDPIINRILRAVGGRPTRILMGTAMLALLIHLDGSGAVCFLVTVPAMLPVYERLNMDKRLLTCMAALGAGINFLPWSGVMIRASVALRIPAIDIFTPLIGAQAVGIVFVLVTAFVLGKREERRLGLVNDGAAFVVPARELSEQERALRRPKMFWANLGLTILVMGVMISGKVEPVVMFMIGTVIALFLNYPNADEQRVRVDAHASAALMMAGVLLAAGAFTGVMSGTGMLNAMANAAVHFIPAEHASHIPFIMGLISMPLSLIFDPDSFYFGILPVVANAAHQLGVPQIQVAQAAILGQMTTGFPVSPLTPATFLLVGLAGLELSEHQKFAIPFLFGASVVMTLACVVMGVFPL; this is encoded by the coding sequence TCATCCTGACGAAGAAGATGTCGCCCCTCGTGGCGCTGATCGCCGTACCCATCGTCGCCGCGCTGATCAGCGGCTCCGGATTGAAAACGGCGACGTTCGTCGTCAAGGGCATCGAGAGCGTTGCGCCCGTCGTCGGCATGTTTATCTTTGCGATTCTGTACTTTGGCATTGTGAGCGATGCCGGCATGCTGGATCCCATCATCAACCGCATTCTGCGGGCGGTGGGCGGCCGCCCTACACGCATCCTGATGGGCACGGCGATGCTCGCGCTGCTCATTCACCTCGATGGTTCCGGCGCGGTGTGCTTCCTCGTTACGGTGCCGGCCATGCTGCCGGTCTATGAACGGCTCAACATGGACAAGCGCTTGTTGACCTGCATGGCGGCGCTGGGGGCGGGCATCAATTTTCTGCCCTGGAGCGGCGTCATGATCCGGGCTTCCGTCGCGCTGCGTATTCCGGCCATCGATATCTTCACGCCGCTCATTGGCGCTCAGGCCGTAGGCATTGTCTTCGTGCTCGTGACCGCATTCGTACTCGGCAAGCGCGAAGAGCGCCGCCTGGGTCTGGTGAACGATGGCGCCGCGTTCGTCGTGCCGGCCCGCGAGTTGTCCGAACAGGAGCGGGCGCTGCGCCGGCCGAAGATGTTCTGGGCAAACCTCGGTCTGACCATTTTGGTGATGGGTGTGATGATCAGCGGCAAGGTCGAGCCGGTCGTGATGTTCATGATCGGCACGGTCATCGCGCTGTTTCTCAACTACCCGAATGCCGATGAACAGCGCGTACGCGTCGACGCGCATGCCAGCGCCGCGCTGATGATGGCCGGCGTGCTGCTGGCGGCCGGCGCCTTTACCGGTGTCATGTCCGGAACCGGCATGCTCAACGCGATGGCCAACGCCGCCGTTCACTTCATTCCCGCTGAACATGCCTCGCATATTCCGTTCATCATGGGGCTGATTTCCATGCCGCTGAGCCTGATTTTCGATCCCGATTCGTTCTACTTCGGCATTCTGCCGGTCGTGGCGAACGCGGCGCATCAGCTTGGCGTCCCGCAAATTCAGGTCGCTCAGGCCGCCATTCTCGGACAAATGACGACCGGCTTTCCGGTGAGCCCGCTGACGCCCGCGACGTTTCTTCTGGTCGGGCTGGCAGGACTGGAATTGTCCGAGCATCAGAAGTTCGCCATACCATTCCTTTTCGGTGCGTCGGTCGTCATGACGTTGGCATGCGTGGTGATGGGCGTCTTTCCGCTCTGA